A single genomic interval of Peribacillus sp. FSL H8-0477 harbors:
- a CDS encoding HD domain-containing protein, with the protein MEYSGEKLSEEKVFKDPVHRYIHVRDRVIWDLIGTKEFQRLRRVKQLGTTYLTFHGAEHSRLSHSLGVYEIVRRIIDDVFEGRPEWNPEERLLSLCAALLHDLGHGPFSHSFEKVFDLDHELFTRKIILGDTEVNTVLKHVGDDFPKKVAEVIAKTYSGKLVVSLISSQIDADRMDYLQRDAYFTGVSYGHFDMERIMRVMRPREDQAVIKQSGMHAVEDYIMSRYQMYWQVYFHPVTRSAEVILTKVLHRAKYLFETGYHFEQDPVHFHSLFKGDVTLKDYLKMDEAVMLYYFANWEHERDEILSDLCNRFMNRRLFKYTEFHPSNEQMNKLIELTKLFKKAGIDPDYYLVVDSSSDLPYDFYRPGEEEERLPIHLLKNNGEIRELSRESEIVEAISGKRRTDHKLYYPADFLRDESTNKNVKQQIRRLLEMADEKK; encoded by the coding sequence ATGGAATATTCCGGTGAAAAGTTAAGCGAAGAGAAAGTATTTAAAGACCCGGTTCATCGCTATATTCACGTGCGTGACCGGGTAATATGGGATCTAATTGGGACAAAAGAATTTCAACGCCTTCGCCGGGTAAAACAGCTAGGGACGACGTATTTGACTTTTCATGGTGCGGAGCACAGTCGATTAAGTCATTCGTTAGGCGTTTATGAGATTGTCCGCAGAATCATTGATGATGTTTTTGAAGGCAGACCAGAGTGGAATCCAGAAGAGCGTCTGTTATCATTGTGTGCAGCATTGCTTCATGATTTAGGACATGGTCCATTTTCTCACTCATTTGAAAAGGTATTTGACCTTGATCATGAGTTATTCACCAGGAAGATTATTCTTGGTGATACTGAAGTGAATACTGTACTTAAGCATGTTGGTGATGACTTTCCCAAGAAAGTAGCCGAAGTCATTGCCAAAACCTATAGCGGTAAACTCGTCGTCAGCCTGATATCGAGTCAGATTGATGCAGACCGGATGGATTATCTACAGCGTGACGCATATTTTACCGGGGTCAGCTACGGCCATTTTGACATGGAACGAATTATGCGCGTTATGAGACCTCGTGAGGATCAAGCTGTCATCAAGCAAAGCGGCATGCATGCCGTAGAAGATTACATCATGAGCCGCTATCAAATGTATTGGCAAGTCTATTTTCACCCGGTAACCCGGAGTGCCGAAGTGATATTAACTAAGGTGCTGCATCGAGCTAAGTATTTATTTGAGACGGGCTATCATTTCGAGCAAGACCCAGTTCATTTTCACTCACTTTTCAAAGGTGATGTTACCTTGAAAGATTATTTGAAAATGGATGAAGCGGTGATGTTATATTATTTTGCAAACTGGGAACATGAACGCGATGAAATACTAAGTGACCTTTGCAATCGGTTTATGAATCGCCGTCTGTTTAAATATACGGAGTTTCATCCTTCCAATGAGCAAATGAATAAGTTGATTGAACTAACAAAGCTGTTTAAAAAGGCAGGGATTGATCCTGACTATTATTTGGTTGTAGACTCTTCCTCGGATTTGCCGTATGATTTCTATCGGCCAGGTGAGGAAGAAGAACGTCTGCCGATTCATCTATTGAAAAACAATGGAGAAATTCGTGAGCTTTCACGAGAATCAGAAATTGTCGAAGCGATTTCAGGCAAACGTCGGACCGATCATAAATTATATTATCCTGCAGATTTTTTGCGCGACGAATCGACAAATAAAAACGTGAAACAACAAATTCGCCGGCTGCTTGAGATGGCAGATGAAAAAAAGTAG
- a CDS encoding RsfA family transcriptional regulator, with amino-acid sequence MKVRQDAWTEEDDLLLAETVLRHVREGSTQLNAFEEVGDKLNRTSAACGFRWNAVVRHTYDKALSLAKKQRKQRKRILGKDLGGKKRLLYTPPTPTISDITIPANQSVEEDIETSIHLDTEVETPYIPMEYVEKEQSHTQNLSLDAVITYLKSMNGTSLQLEVLRTENERLKYELNDVRKRNQELERKVNHLEQDTGLIQEDYETLMKIMNRARKLVLLEEDDRPATKFKMDRNGNLEKVAE; translated from the coding sequence ATGAAAGTTCGTCAAGATGCATGGACCGAAGAAGATGATTTATTACTAGCTGAAACCGTTCTCCGGCATGTTCGGGAAGGAAGCACACAATTAAATGCCTTTGAAGAAGTAGGAGATAAATTAAACCGTACGTCTGCCGCTTGTGGATTCCGCTGGAATGCCGTTGTCCGTCATACTTATGACAAGGCACTGTCTCTAGCAAAAAAACAACGGAAGCAACGGAAACGGATACTAGGAAAGGACCTTGGAGGCAAGAAACGTTTACTATATACCCCTCCAACACCAACCATATCCGATATAACTATTCCAGCCAATCAATCTGTTGAAGAGGACATAGAAACTAGTATTCATTTAGATACAGAGGTTGAAACTCCATATATACCAATGGAATATGTAGAAAAAGAACAATCACACACTCAGAATCTTTCACTTGATGCTGTAATTACTTATTTAAAATCTATGAATGGTACCAGCCTTCAGCTTGAAGTATTACGTACCGAAAATGAGAGACTGAAATATGAATTAAACGATGTAAGAAAACGGAATCAGGAGCTTGAAAGAAAAGTAAATCACTTAGAGCAAGATACGGGACTGATTCAAGAAGATTATGAAACACTAATGAAAATTATGAACCGCGCTCGTAAACTCGTCTTATTAGAAGAAGATGACCGGCCGGCAACAAAATTTAAGATGGACAGAAATGGTAATTTAGAAAAAGTTGCCGAGTAA
- a CDS encoding YwgA family protein, producing the protein MFKEHARIMNAIAAAGEIAGRKKLQKIIYIAKKLSFPFQEKFEFHFYGPYSEELTLRIEELCNMGYLHEVKEKKAGYYQYCYSITETGKGFMNMHEIDMPKLDDCLLDMNEKNARFLELVSTVLYFETLAKEEVAEKIFTLKSKQRYSIEEIDEAYQYIDSLKGKAKLL; encoded by the coding sequence TTGTTCAAGGAGCACGCTAGAATTATGAATGCCATTGCGGCGGCTGGTGAGATTGCAGGCAGGAAGAAGCTGCAGAAGATTATATATATCGCTAAAAAGCTGTCATTTCCTTTTCAAGAAAAATTTGAGTTCCATTTCTATGGTCCTTATTCAGAAGAGCTGACACTGCGAATTGAAGAACTATGTAATATGGGATATTTACATGAAGTGAAGGAAAAGAAAGCAGGCTATTACCAATACTGCTATTCTATTACCGAAACGGGAAAAGGATTTATGAACATGCACGAAATCGACATGCCGAAGCTTGATGATTGTCTGCTTGACATGAATGAAAAAAATGCTCGCTTTTTGGAACTGGTTTCAACGGTGTTGTACTTTGAGACATTGGCGAAGGAAGAAGTAGCGGAAAAGATTTTTACACTCAAGAGTAAGCAGAGATATAGCATAGAGGAGATTGACGAGGCATATCAATATATTGACTCCCTAAAAGGAAAAGCTAAGCTGTTATAA
- a CDS encoding 2-hydroxymuconate tautomerase, which translates to MPYVTVKMLEGRTEEQKKALVEKVTLAVSETTGAPSENITIFIEEMSKNHYAQNGVRFSDK; encoded by the coding sequence ATGCCCTATGTAACTGTAAAAATGCTTGAAGGACGTACAGAGGAACAAAAGAAAGCCTTAGTAGAAAAAGTAACTTTGGCTGTATCTGAAACAACAGGTGCCCCTTCTGAAAACATCACGATTTTCATTGAAGAAATGTCAAAAAACCATTATGCCCAAAATGGCGTACGATTCAGCGATAAGTAA
- a CDS encoding lipoate--protein ligase family protein, whose translation MNEAGSLLVQPVWRIIDQSSIGLGMSALNSFAVDDTLCASVGSGNSPAAARTWVHDKTIVLGIQDTRLPLLKKGIEYLTEQGYSVIVRNSGGLAVVLDTGVLNISLVFPEGDHRIEINRGYETMLELVRKMFAEFPLDIEAMEITGSYCPGSYDLSIGGKKFAGISQRRIRNGVAVQIYLCVSGSGSERASLVKGFYDAAKGTHETKVTYPDIQPEVMASLDELLGSSSVADVMLRLLQVLKQSAGQLTSSQLEADEWPQYEAYLERVVERNDKVFQKIDE comes from the coding sequence ATGAATGAAGCAGGTTCGTTATTGGTTCAGCCTGTATGGCGGATTATTGATCAGTCATCGATTGGACTTGGGATGTCAGCACTAAATTCCTTTGCGGTCGATGATACTTTATGTGCTTCTGTTGGAAGTGGAAATTCGCCAGCAGCTGCACGAACGTGGGTCCATGATAAAACGATTGTTTTGGGTATTCAAGATACGAGATTGCCATTGTTAAAAAAGGGAATAGAGTACCTTACTGAACAAGGATACTCAGTCATTGTGAGAAATTCAGGCGGACTTGCTGTAGTCCTTGATACGGGTGTGTTGAATATTTCACTCGTCTTTCCAGAGGGAGATCATCGGATTGAAATTAATCGTGGTTATGAAACGATGCTCGAGCTTGTTAGAAAGATGTTTGCTGAATTTCCACTAGATATTGAAGCAATGGAAATAACCGGTTCCTACTGTCCTGGAAGTTATGATTTAAGTATTGGCGGAAAAAAGTTTGCTGGAATCTCTCAGCGCCGCATTCGTAATGGGGTAGCGGTACAAATCTATCTTTGTGTTTCCGGCAGCGGTTCAGAACGTGCGAGCTTAGTAAAAGGATTTTATGATGCAGCTAAAGGCACACATGAAACGAAGGTTACGTATCCAGACATTCAACCAGAGGTGATGGCATCACTCGATGAATTGCTTGGCAGTTCGTCAGTAGCTGATGTGATGTTGAGATTGCTGCAAGTACTTAAGCAGTCTGCAGGTCAACTAACATCTTCACAGCTTGAGGCAGATGAATGGCCGCAGTATGAAGCGTATCTAGAACGAGTGGTAGAACGAAATGATAAGGTGTTTCAAAAGATAGATGAATAA